A single region of the Scyliorhinus canicula chromosome 31, sScyCan1.1, whole genome shotgun sequence genome encodes:
- the LOC119958955 gene encoding avidin-like has product MQAGMLRLATLLSVCAIVGVSTAGLDMALAGCWTNELGSIVWINVMDAGGFEGSYTSKASVSGEVSRGDIVGYQQDITQPTFGFVVKWATAPADSVTVWAGQYYNGGGKEQLNTMWLLRLNRQDPKDNWGATLAGMDVFTRVDPAVCQVTDDRSEL; this is encoded by the exons ATGCAGGCCGGGATGTTGCGGCTGGCTACCTTGCTATCAGTGTGTGCCATCGTCGGCGTATCGACTGCAGGATTG GACATGGCGCTGGCTGGATGTTGGACCAACGAACTCGGGTCCATCGTGTGGATCAATGTGATGGACGCTGGGGGTTTCGAAGGTTCCTACACGTCCAAAGCGTCAGTGAGTGGAGAGGTTTCACGAGGAGACATTGTTGGATACCAGCAGGATATCACCCAACCAACCTTTGGGTTTGTGGTGAAGTGGGCCACTG CACCTGCAGACAGCGTCACAGTTTGGGCTGGGCAGTACTACAACGGCGGAGGCAAAGAACAGCTGAATACCATGTGGTTACTCCGACTAAACCGACAAGATCCAAAGGACAACTGGGGGGCCACTTT GGCTGGAATGGACGTATTCACCCGCGTGGACCCTGCGGTGTGTCAAGTCACCGACGATCGCTCGGAGCTGTGA